A part of Girardinichthys multiradiatus isolate DD_20200921_A chromosome 12, DD_fGirMul_XY1, whole genome shotgun sequence genomic DNA contains:
- the LOC124878240 gene encoding zinc finger protein OZF-like, with the protein MDLPQHCPWKDEEVFTDQQFCNRGRSSGLDQKEAEPQQLEDCQEEHYPLQMKKIHGESEPFKIKDEKEEPEPQQIKEELESLQIKEEPKVPEPPQKKEEEVFIDQQLCNQERSSSLDQEEAKTQLLEESQKEKHPLQKERIKGESEPSKIKDEQEEPEAPQIKEEQEELSISVEKELLEMKSEADSFTIGLNSEETDGMEPEPNKDQLIIQMSFETDNQNQESSYHEELGSDREVKLKQNKKCQKIRGHSDNVDVSKGKRQKKTHMEKNLSSCKICGKVLAQKYLSEHRRIHTDEKPFSCMTCKRSFRQRSNLTVHMRTHTGEKPFLCKTCGKRFTRQMLLNKHIRTHTGEKPFTCSTCGKSFTQESNLTCHIRTHTGEKPFLCLTCGKSFTEGGTLTQHIKTHTGEKPFSCLTCGKSFSVRKDLSRHEKIHTGEKPFTCVTCGKRFSEKGNLSQHIKIHPGEKPFLCLNCGKSFVERRNFSRHIKTHTGEKPFSCSTCGKSFSDTRNLSRHSKTHTGEKPLSCSSSVKEVI; encoded by the exons ATGG ATCTCCCACAGCATTGTCCTTGGAAAGACGAGGAGGTGTTCACTGATCAACAGTTCTGCAACAGAGGAAGGAGCTCTGGTTTGGACCAAAAGGAAGCAGAACCTCAGCAGTTGGAGGACTGCCAAGAAGAACATTATCCTCTGCAAATGAAAAAGATCCATGGTGAATCTGAACCTTTCAAGATTAAAGATGAGAAGGAGGAGCCTGAACCTCAACAAATAAAGGAGGAACTAGAATCTCTACAGATAAAAGAGGAACCGAAAGTACCAGAACCTCCGCagaaaaaggaggaggaggtttTCATAGACCAGCAGTTGTGCAACCAGGAGAGGAGCTCCAGTTTGGACCAAGAGGAAGCAAAAACGCAGCTGTTGGAGGAGagccagaaagaaaaacatcctcTGCAAAAGGAAAGGATCAAAGGTGAATCTGAACCTTCCAAGATAAAAgatgaacaggaggaaccagaagCTCCACAGAtaaaggaggagcaggaggaacTTTCTATTAGTGTGGAAAAAGAGCTGCTTGAAATGAAGTCAGAAGCTGATAGCTTTACGATAGGTCTTAATAGTGAGGAAACAGATGGCatggaaccagaaccaaacaaggACCAACTTATCATCCAGATGTCTTTTGAAACTGATAACCAAAATCAGGAAAGTAGCTATCATGAAGAATTAGGATCAGATAGAGaagtaaaactgaaacaaaacaagaagTGTCAGAAAATCAGAGGTCACAGTGACAATGTAGACGTTTCAAAAGGgaaaaggcagaaaaaaacTCACATGGAAAAGAATTTGTCTTCATGTAAAATCTGTGGTAAAGTTTTAGCCCAGAAATATTTGAGTGAGCACAGGAGAATTCACACAGATGAGAAGCCTTTTTCCTGTATGACCTGTAAAAGAAGTTTCCGTCAAAGAAGTAATTTGACTGTTCATATGAGAACTCACACGGGTGAGAAGCCTTTCTTGTGTAAAACTTGTGGAAAAAGGTTTACGCGGCAAATGTTGCTGAATAAACACATtagaactcacacaggtgaaAAGCCTTTCACATGTTCGACCTGTGGAAAAAGTTTTACCCAGGAAAGTAATTTGACTTGTCACATTAGGacccacacaggtgagaagcctttcttGTGTTTGACTTGTGGAAAAAGCTTCACCGAGGGAGGCACTTTAACTCAGCACATCAAAacccacacaggtgagaagcctttctccTGTTTGACTTGTGGAAAAAGTtttagtgttagaaaagatttATCTCGACATGAAAAAATTCatacaggtgagaagcctttcaCATGTGTGACTTGTGGGAAACGTTTCAGTGAAAAGGGAAATTTATCTCAGCACATAAAAATTCATCCAGGGGAGAAGCCTTTCTTATGTTTGAACtgtggaaaaagttttgttGAGAGAAGAAATTTTTCTCGTCATATCAAAACTCatacaggtgagaagcctttctcatgttcgacctgtggaaaaagtttcagtGATACAAGAAATCTGTCTCGGCACTCAAAAACTCATACAGGTGAGAAGCCTCTGTCATGTTCGTCCTCCGTGAAGGAAGTCATCTGA
- the LOC124878249 gene encoding zinc finger protein 771-like, translated as MSSAQSLREFIRERLTAAAEEIFTEVDKTIVHYEEELDRQRRLLEKCWDPQINQQKIDVPQHYVWKENELLTDHQFCSLERNSSWATNYAQNKRLKEELGTPEPIQTNENQEELEPPQIKNEQEEPEQPEQEEPEQPEIKDEQEELFISLEKQQQPESNKDQLIIQMSSEPEKQNQSRNDPEDSGSSRHEENMRFQQTRGVTENVDIPEIERLETLHSNINISACKVCGKIFAQSYLTDHMRIHTGKKPFSCLTCGKNFSSRAGLYGHTRTHTGEKPFSCLICGKRFHQRSKFNEHMKTHTGEKPFSCLMCGKNFSVKRSLSRHIRTHTGEKPFSCLTCGKRFSERGSLSRHIRIHTGEKPFSCMVCGKRFNRRSHMTTHMITHQGEQVQS; from the exons ATGTCTTCAGCTCAGTCTCTGAGAGAGTTTATTAGGGAGCGACTGACCGCTGCTGCTGAAGAAATCTTCACAGAGGTTGATAAAACCATCGTCCATTACGAGGAAGAGCTGGATCGTCAGCGCAGACTGCTGGAAAAATGCTGGGACCCCCAAATAAACCAACAGAAAATAG ATGTCCCACAGCATTATGTTTGGAAGGAGAATGAGCTTCTCACTGATCATCAGTTCTGCAGCCTAGAGAGGAACTCCAGTTGGGCCACGAATTATGCGCAAAATAAACGCTTGAAGGAGGAACTGGGGACACCAGAACCTATACAGACTAATGAGAACCAGGAAGAACTAGAACCACCACAAATAAAGaatgaacaggaggaaccagaacAACcagaacaggaggaaccagaacAACCAGAGATAAAGGATGAACAGGAAGAACTCTTTATCAGTCTGGAGAAACAGCAGCAGCCAGAATCAAACAAGGACCAACTCATCATCCAGATGTCCTCTGAGCCTGAGAAACAAAACCAGTCAAGGAATGACCCTGAAGATTCAGGATCAAGTAGACATGAAGAAAATATGAGGTTTCAGCAAACCAGAGGTGTCACTGAGAATGTAGACATTCCAGAAATAGAAAGACTGGAGACATTGCACTCTAACATCAATATTTCAGCTTGTAAAGTTTGTGGTAAAATATTTGCTCAGAGTTATTTGACTGatcacatgagaattcacacaggcaAGAAGCCCTTCTCATGTTTGACGTGTGGCAAAAATTTCAGCAGTAGAGCAGGTTTATATGGGCACACAAGAACTCATACAGGGGAGAAGCCTTTTTCATGCCTGATCTGTGGGAAACGTTTTCATCAAAGAAGTAAATTCAATGAGCACATGAAAACTCACACCGGTGAGAAACCTTTCTCGTGTTTGATGTGTGGAAAAAATTTCAGCGTAAAAAGAAGTTTATCTCGGCACATAAGAACGCATACGGGTGAGAAGCCGTTCTCATGTTTGACTTGTGGAAAACGTTTCAGCGAAAGAGGAAGTTTATCTAGGCACATAAGAATTCatacaggtgagaagcctttttCCTGCATGGTTTGTGGAAAACGTTTTAATCGAAGAAGTCATATGACTACTCATATGATAACACACCAAGGTGAGCAGGTGCAATCTTGA